TCTCTCTTTCTTGTGCCTGCTGTTGTGATTATTTTTATTGGAGCAAGGTGTGTCCCGTCCATTTTTGGGGTTAATGATCCGTCATTGCAAACAGCTGCTGTGGAGGCTATTAGAATCTTTATGTTGTCGGCTCTATTTTTAATAGGAGGCCTTTGTTTTTGTACGTACATGCTTTTTATGGAACACTTTGTTTATTCCATTCTCAATACTCTTTTTGTAATCCTTATGTTGCCTTTTGTTTTTATATTTGGAACTTCAGGTAACGTTAACGGCGTGTGGGCTGCTATGAGTATCTCCGTTGTAGTTGGTTTGTTTATCATTTTATTATTGGTCAGAGTTAGGGCTAAAAAGTATAATTGCGTATTTCCGTGGCTGATTGACAAGAAATAGCTTGCCAATCAAGCATCATTTGATGTGATAGCAACGGAGAGTAATTTAAAGCCTCTGATGAACAGCGTTGAGCAAGAACTTGTTAAAAGGAGGGTTGAACAACAGAAGGTACTTAGAATCCTGCTTATGCTGGAGGAGACATATATGCTTAACTTGGATAAAGAGAAAAGAAAAAGCGGAAAGAAAGCAGAAGGAACGTTTTATGTTGAATGTTCCCTAATGTTCAGAGATAAAATAATATATATGTTTGTCCGTTCAAACGGTGCGTATAGTGATGTGACCAATTCTGATATCATGCCGCAATCTTTGAGGGAGTATCTTTCTACAATGATTGTATCTTCTCAAAAAGGATCTCGTTTTTCATTGTCTGTTGGTAACAATAGAACTATATATGAATTTTAACTATGAAAAGGAGAGGAATTTTTTCATATAAAAGTACGCTTGCCGGAGATGATTTTTTGCACCTCCTTATTCCCTCTTTTCTATATGCCGGAGTTCAGTTTGTATGGGGATTGGTTGACAATATCATTGCCGGTAACATGCTTGGCAATAGCGCGTTGACTTCTATAACACTATGCAAGCCATATCTCTCCTTCATTGCGTTTGTAAATATGTTGATTGTTCCGGGCACTGCGGTGCTTTCTTCTTTATCGGTTGGAAAAGAGGAGCGCGAGAGAGCAAACCAGTTTTTTGGCCAGGGAATTATTATGGCGGTTTTTTCCGGGCTTGTGTTTTTTGCCGGATCTCTGATTTTTAAGCACAGCCTTTTTAATGTTTTTAATGTTCCGGACAATATATTCTATAATACGGAACAGTATTTCAACTATTTGCTGATATATCCTCTTTTCATGTTTTACCCTGTCCTGTTTACTGCGGTAATAAATGACGGAGGTAAAAAATGGTGTACCTTTTCCGGAATTATAATGTTGGCATCAAAAATTATTTTGTCTCTGCTGCTTTGTCATTATCTTGGAATTAAGGGACTTAGCATAAGCACTATGATTAGCATTGCTCTTGCTTCAATAGTGCTCCTGTTCCAGTTTTGGGAGAAAAATAATCCTCTGAAATTTGTATTTTATTTCAATTTGAAAGATGTCGCCGGAGTGTTAAAAGAAGGTTTCAGGGATGCGTTCCTTTTCTATCTGTTTGTTTCCATTTTCTTGCTCTTTTTTAACTTTATTCTTCTAAAATATTTTGATGCAAATGCGATTGTAATTTTCACAATAATCGTGAACATAATGGAACTGCTGACGGCTGTATATGAAGGTCTGATTCAGGCAATTCAGCCTATGATAACTATTTACAGAGGAGAAGATAATCTTGTAGGAATAGAAAAAACTATGAACGTTTCCGCAATAGTTTCCACATTGATAACGCTCTTTCCTATAATTGTGATATTATTATTCTCAAATTATATTCCTTTGGCTTTTGGCGTGAAGGATTTAGAATTGCGAGGTGCAGCTGCACAAGCTATAAGGATATATGCTCCTTGCGCTCTGTTCTTTGTATGGGGTATGACGCTAAGCGGATATCTTGATAAGACAGAGCATTTTGCGGTTGCAGTTGTTATCATGTGCTCAATGTTCTTTTTATTTAATGTACCTTTTTCATTTATATTTGGAGCACATAAAATTCTTAGTGGTGTTTGGGCGGTAATGAGTGTTTCAACGACAATCGGAGTGCTGGCCGGTTTATATTTTATGTATTGGCATGCAAAAAAGAAGAGGGAGGTTTTCCCTTGGCTGCTGGATAAAGATGAGCTTTCCAACCAAACTTCTTTTGATGTGCAGGCTAATGTAAAAAATGTTAAAGTGCTGATGGATGAAGTTGAAAATGAACTTGTTAGAAGAGGAGTAAAACGCAGTAAAATTCTCAAGGTACTGCTTATGCTGGAGGAGACTTACATGCTTAACCTGGATAAATCTAAGAAGGATAGAAAATATTATGTAGAGTGCACTTTGATGTTCAAGGATAAGCTTATGATGTATGTGCGTTCAAATGGTGTGTATAGTGATGCGACGGATACTAATGCGATGCCTGACTCTTTGCGGCAATATTTGTCCTCCATGATTGTCTCATCTCAGAAGGGTTCTCGCTTTTCACTCTCTGTCGGGGACAACAGAACTATATATGAATTTTAAAAACCTAAACTTAATCTTTTGAGTTCAAGTATGGATAAGAATGATATTTCACGCTACATGCATAGAGCCGAGGCTCTTAGAGGTTCTCTAGTGTATGATGATTTTGTTCACCTTCTTTTGCCCGCTTTATTATTTGCGATGGTAGAGTATGTTTTGCAATTGTCAGATAATGTAATTGCGGGTAATTTGTTTGGAGACAGAGCATTAGCAGGAATTACACTTTGCCAGCCATATATCGCCTTCATCACTTTTGTAAGCATGCTTATCATCCCCGGAACAGCTTTCTTTGCCTCTTTGGCTATTGGCAAAGAGAACCGTTACCGCGCCAATATGATTTACGGACAAGGTCTTATAATCTCCGTTGCCGCCGGCGTGCTGATTACCGTGCTGTCTTTGATTTTTAAGTCTAATATATTATTGATGTTCAAAACAACCCCGGAAGTATACAATTATGTAAGCGGCTATTTTACAGGGTTGTTGTTTCAGCCGCTGCTTATATTTTATCCTGTAATTTTTGCTGCGGTAATAGGCGAGGGGGGAAAGAAATGGTGTACAATATCCGCCATAGTTTTGGCCGTCTCCAACATTGTGCTGTCTCTTGTACTTGGGAAATATATTGGAATGATGGGCCTTAGCCTTGGAACAGTCTTTAGTCTTGCCATTGCCTCCGCCGTATTATTGATGCAGTTTACTGAGAAAAACAATCCTCTGAAATTCATCTTACGCATAAATCTTAAAGATACGCTGAACGTCATAAAGGCCGGATTTACAGAGGCTTTGATTTTCAATTTCAGCATAGTGCTGCTGTATTCTTTTTTTAACTGGTTTTTGTTAAGGAACTTTAATTCCAATACTATTATTGTATTCACGATAGTTGTGAATATTCAGTCATTTTTTCTTGCCGCGTATGGGGGCTTTTCCCAGACCATACAGCCAATGGTCTCCATTTACAGGGGAGAGACAAATTTTGCGGGGATACTTAAGACAGCAAGAATAGCTACGGTTATATCGGGAGTTATTATGGTGCTCTTCATTGCTTTGATTTACATTTTCTCAAAAGAAATTCCATTGATGTTTGGAGTTACGGATCCCGCCTTGTGCGCCGCATCTGTCAGAGCGATAAGAATTTATGCATGGTCCGGTCTTTTCCTTGTATGGGGTCTGCTGCTTGCAAATTATTTGCTGAATGCCGGCTATGTTTTATTCTCCTCTCTTATATCAGTTATGATGCTTTTTGTTTTTACGCTTCCGCTTACTTTTATTTTTTGTTCCAGATTAAATTATGGAAGCATGGGCGCATGGATTGCCATAAGCATATCTGTGTTCATAGGTTTTATTGCAAGTATGTTCCCTTTGAATAAAATGGCAAAGAAGAGAAATTTTGTTTTTCCTTGGATGTTAAGCAAGAAGGTTCTCAATAAT
The window above is part of the Bacteroidales bacterium genome. Proteins encoded here:
- a CDS encoding MATE family efflux transporter; translation: MKRRGIFSYKSTLAGDDFLHLLIPSFLYAGVQFVWGLVDNIIAGNMLGNSALTSITLCKPYLSFIAFVNMLIVPGTAVLSSLSVGKEERERANQFFGQGIIMAVFSGLVFFAGSLIFKHSLFNVFNVPDNIFYNTEQYFNYLLIYPLFMFYPVLFTAVINDGGKKWCTFSGIIMLASKIILSLLLCHYLGIKGLSISTMISIALASIVLLFQFWEKNNPLKFVFYFNLKDVAGVLKEGFRDAFLFYLFVSIFLLFFNFILLKYFDANAIVIFTIIVNIMELLTAVYEGLIQAIQPMITIYRGEDNLVGIEKTMNVSAIVSTLITLFPIIVILLFSNYIPLAFGVKDLELRGAAAQAIRIYAPCALFFVWGMTLSGYLDKTEHFAVAVVIMCSMFFLFNVPFSFIFGAHKILSGVWAVMSVSTTIGVLAGLYFMYWHAKKKREVFPWLLDKDELSNQTSFDVQANVKNVKVLMDEVENELVRRGVKRSKILKVLLMLEETYMLNLDKSKKDRKYYVECTLMFKDKLMMYVRSNGVYSDATDTNAMPDSLRQYLSSMIVSSQKGSRFSLSVGDNRTIYEF
- a CDS encoding MATE family efflux transporter, coding for MDKNDISRYMHRAEALRGSLVYDDFVHLLLPALLFAMVEYVLQLSDNVIAGNLFGDRALAGITLCQPYIAFITFVSMLIIPGTAFFASLAIGKENRYRANMIYGQGLIISVAAGVLITVLSLIFKSNILLMFKTTPEVYNYVSGYFTGLLFQPLLIFYPVIFAAVIGEGGKKWCTISAIVLAVSNIVLSLVLGKYIGMMGLSLGTVFSLAIASAVLLMQFTEKNNPLKFILRINLKDTLNVIKAGFTEALIFNFSIVLLYSFFNWFLLRNFNSNTIIVFTIVVNIQSFFLAAYGGFSQTIQPMVSIYRGETNFAGILKTARIATVISGVIMVLFIALIYIFSKEIPLMFGVTDPALCAASVRAIRIYAWSGLFLVWGLLLANYLLNAGYVLFSSLISVMMLFVFTLPLTFIFCSRLNYGSMGAWIAISISVFIGFIASMFPLNKMAKKRNFVFPWMLSKKVLNNEASFDVVGTKKNVKMLMDMVEKELIKRGIEEKKILKILLMLEETYMLNIDKTKKDKKYYVECTLMFKRKLLMYIRSNGIYSNATDVNAMPDSLRQYLSSMIVSSQKGSRFSMSVGDNRTIYEF